The Bradyrhizobium guangxiense genomic sequence GCCACAGCGTTTGCGGCGCCTCGCGGAAGAAGCCGATCAGCACGCGATCCTCGAAACCTTCGACGTCGATCTTGAGCGAATCGACGCGTCCGACGCCGGCCTCCTCGAGGATGCGCGTCAGTCGCAGCGACGGCACCTTGATCGCCTCAGTGCTGGCCGTGCCGGTGACGACGTGGGTGGCGCCGAGATTGCCGCCGCCGCTCTCGATCATCAGCTCGCCGTCGCTGTCGCCGGCGGCCGCCTGCACCAGGCGGACCTGCGCAGCTTTCGACGCGGCGTGGTTGAAGGACAGCCGTCCGAACGTCAGCGGATGCGGCTCGATCGCGACCACCTTGCCGGTGCTGCCGACCTGTCGCGCCATCACCAGCGCAAACGTGCCGACATTGGCGCCGACGTCGACGAACACGCCGCCCGCGGGCGTGTGCTGGCGCAGGAAATCGAGCTCGTCGAGATTGTAATCGGGATTGAACAGCGCGCCGCGCTCGGTCGCGCTGCCCTGGTGATAGAGCCGGAACGAGGCGCCCTGGTATTGCACATCGACAGGGCCGCTACGCAGCAGGTTCACCAGCCGCGACATCCACGGACGGAATGCGCCGCGCTTCAGCCCGGATTGGCTCGCGAGGCGAATGATCGCGGCCTGCGCCGCGTTTGGCGCAAACGCGCCGAACGGCGCGGACGAAGGGGCGTTGTCGGTCGTCAAGCAGGCGGTCCTCGTTGCAGACGGCGCATGCATAGCCGGTTTTGCCGAGGACTCCAACGCTCCATCACCGATGTCGTCCGGGATCGGCGCGCGCTTAGGGCGCGCTTGTTCGGGACGACGGAGAAAAACCTCACGCCGCCTTCTTCGCCGCCTTCCGCTGCCGCAGAAATCGCCCGAGCAGCCGGCGCTTGCCCTTGCGCGGGATCAGGTCGATGTCGCTGACGAGCTTGGCGCCGCCCTTGCGCCGCTCCAGCACGATCTTTCGGCTATGGAAGGCCTCGAGCTCGGCACGGTGCGCAACGCTGACAATGGTCGCCTTCGGCAGCGCGTCGGTGACCATCTTCATCATCTTGTCCTGGCTCTTCTCGTCGAGCGCCGAGGTCGCTTCATCCAGCACGACGATGTCGGGGTTGTGCAGCAAAAGCCGCGCGAAGGCGAGGCGCTGCTTCTCGCCGCCGGACAGGGTCTGGTCCCAGGGACCTTCTTCCTCGATCTTCTCCTTGAGATGGTCGAGCCCGACCTTGTGCAAGGCTTCGCCGATCTCCTCCACGGTCCAATGGTCGGCCGCGCCGGGATAGGCGACCGCGCGGCGCAGCGACCCCGACGGCACGTAAGGCCGCTGCGGCAGCATGAACAGCCGCCGGTCGGGATGGAAATTCACGCTGCCGCCGCCCCAGGGCCAGAGGCCGGCGATGGCGCGCACCAGCGTGCTCTTGCCGGTGCCGGATTCGCCGGCGACCAGGAGCCGCTCGCCCGGCTCGATCACCACTTCAGTCTCGCCGACCACGGCGGTGCCGTCGTCGAGTGTGACCGAGAGGTCGTGCAGTTCGAGCATGGCGTCGTTGCGCGTCTCGCCGCGCTTGATGCGGCCGAGACCGTCGCCCTGCTCGGCGCGCTCCAGGCCGTCGAGCGACATCATCAGCGAGGCGATGCGGCGCGCGCAGGCGTTCCAATCGGCCAGCCGCGGATAATTGTCGACCAGCCAGCCGAACGCGCTCTGCACGATGGTGAAGGCGGAGGCCGCCTGCATCACCTGTCCGAGCGTCATGCTGCCGTCGAGGAATTTCGGCGCGCACAGCAAGAGCGGCACCACCGGCGCAACGAGGCTCGATCCCTGCGACACCAGCGTGGTGCGCATGTGCTGCCCGGCGAGACGCGCCCATTGCCGCAGCACGCGGGTAAAGTTGCGGTCGATGCCGTCGCGCTCCTCCTCCTCACCGCCGAGCAGCGCGATGCTCTCGCCGTTCTCGCGCACGCGCGTCAGGGTGTAGCGGAAATCGGCCTCGGCCTGGTTCTTGTCCTCGGACACCTGCACGAAGCGGCGGCCGATCACCAGGATCGAGCCCGAGGCGATCGCGGCATAGAGCATCGCAGCGATCACGAGGAAGCCCGGGATGGTGATGCTCGTGCCGCCGAGCGTGACGGTGAGCGCGCCGCCGATGGTCCAGAGCACGACGATGAAGGTTGCCGCCGACAACAGCGCCGAGGTGACGCCGGCGAGGAAATCCACTGGCGAATCGGTCGCGATGCGCAAATCCTCCGCGATCCGGTATTCGGGATTTTCGTGGTCGCCGCCGACCAGGTTGAGCTGGTAGTAGCGCCCGTTGCTGAGCCAGCGCGTCAGCACGCTCGCGGTCAGCCAGGCCCGCCAGCGCCGCTGGATGCCCATGCGCGCGAACACCTGCGCGACGCCGAGCACAATGCTGCCGATCGCGAGCGGAAAGAACATCGCGGTGAGATGGAAGACGCTTGCCGCATCGCGCTTCTCGATCGCGTCGAAGATCGCTCTGTTCCAGACGTTGATGCCGTACTGGAAGCCGACCGTGAGCACGATCAGCGCGCCGAGGCCGATCGAGAATGGCCAAGCGAGGCGATCGCCGGCGCGTCCCCAGAAACCGCGCGCGCTGATCCAGAACCGCGTCAGCAGATAATCCTTGCGGGCCTGCTCGGCCTCCTCGGGCGAGAGCTCCGGGTCGGGCTCGACCAGCTCGGGGGGGGGCGGCGCGACCTCGTCGCCATTTTCGCCCTTGATCTCAACGATGGGCGGCTTGTCCTGTTCGCGCTTCGCGGCTGGCTTGTGCATGGGCGGACAACGCGAAGGGAACTCAGCCGGTTCCAGCGGGGTTCCGTAAGGCCTATTCGGCGGCGCCGTCCCGCACGCGCCGGATCCGGGCCGCCCGATGCAGAACGCGCGACAATTCCTCGATCGAATAAGGTTTTTGCACGAGATCGAATCCGGCAACGCCCTCTTGCGACAGGGCCTGGCTGTAGCCCGTGGTCAGCACGACGGGGACGTCGATGCTACGGTCGCGGATGGCCTGCGCCAGATCGAGCCCGGTCATATCAGGCATCACCACGTCGGAGAACACGACGTCGAAGCGATCGGCGTCCATGACGAGTTCGGCGAGTGCATCGTTGGCGTTGTCGACCAGCGTGATGCTGTAGCCGAGCTCGGTCAGTCCGTCGGCGGCGAAATTGGCGAGCTCGATATTGTCCTCGACCAACAGCACCGACATGCCGCTGCCGGCGATCGCCGGCGCTGTGTTCGGCGCCTGGCGCTGCGGCAGCAGCTCCGGCGGCACGCGCGGCAGATAGAGCGAGAAGGTGCTGCCATGCCCGACTTCGCTGGTCACCGTCACCTCGCCGCCGGATTGCCGGGCGAAGCCGAACACCTGGGACAGGCCGAGGCCGGTGCCCTGGCCGACCTGTTTGGTGGTGAAGAACGGCTCGAAGATGCGCCCCAATCGGGCAGCCGGAATGCCGATGCCGGTGTCGCTGACGGTCACGCTGACGAAGCCATGATCTGCCGAGGTCTGGTGGCCCGAGACGCCGGCCAGCGTCTCCGGGACGGTCGTCGCGGGCTCGACCTTGAAGGTGATCCTGCCCTTGCCCTGCATGGCGTCTCGCGCATTGGTCGCCATGTTGATCAGCGCCGTCTCGAACTGGCCGGCATCGGCGCGGACGAGGCAGGGCTCCGAGGGCAGGCGCATAACGATCTCGATCGCCGGCCCCAGCAGGGGCGCAAGCATGTCGTGCAGCGACTGCATCCGTTCGCCGACGTCGAACACTTCGGGCTTGAGGGTCTGACGCCGGGCAAAGGCGAGCAGCTGCGAGGTCAGCTTGGCGGCGCGGGCCACCGCGTCCGCAATGGCCGTGATGTAACGCTGGCGCCGCTCCTCCGTCAGCTGCGGCCGGTTCAACAGGTCGACCGAGGCGCGGATCACGGTCAGCAGATTGTTGAAATCATGCGCGCCCCCGCCGGTGAGCTGTCCGAGCGCCTCGAGGCGCTGGCTGTGCTTGAGTGCCTCCTCGGCCTCGCGCCGCTTGGCGGCCTCAGCCTGGAGGTGCTGGGTACGCCGGAACGCCAGCGCCAGCAGTAGAAAAAGCAGTGCCGTGGCGGGGATGCCGAACACCAGCTGCTGGCCAATGGTGGCGAACCAGCGCGCGCGGATCGCCGAGGTCTCCAGCCCGGCGCTGACATAGATCGGGTATTCGGCGACGCGCCGGTAGCCGATGCGGCGCTCGATTCCGTCCGACGGCCAGGCGACGGTGATGAGGCCGCGCTCGGGGCGTGCCGCGATCTCCCGGCCGACCGGTCCGGTCGGATCAAGCCGCAGGTCGCGGTCGAGCCGTGGGAGATGCGTGAGCATCGCGCCGTCGGTGCGGCCCATCGCGAAGAAGCTGCCGGGATCGGGTCCGATTCTGGCGTAGAAGCTCTCGAAATATTCGGGCAGGACCGAAGCCTGGATCACGCCGATGAAGCGGCCGTCGTCGGAGTCGCGGCGGCGGCTGACCCCGAAGAAGCGGGCGCCCTGATAGGGCGGACGGGGCGTCAGCGCCGTACCGATGAAGGTGCCGATGGCCTGGTCGACATGGGCATAGAAATAGTCGCGGTCTGCGAAGCTCAGCTCCGGCGGTGGCGAGACGAGGCTGTTGACCAGCGCTTTCCCGTCAGCGTCGAAGATCCAGGCCGATTTCAGCTGCGGCAGCGAATCACTCAGCCGCTTCAGGCGGCGGTGCAGCGCCGGCTCGCGCGCGCGGATGGTGTCGTCGGACAGGCCGCGGGCCACCTCGTTGAGCTCGGCGAGGCTGCGATCGATGGTCTCGAACACCTTGAGCGCATGCTCATGCACGACGTCGAGCGTGCGCTCGATCTCCCGGTCGGCGACGTCCCTGGTCGAGGTGTAAGAGGTCGCGGCGGTGATCACGAACAGCGCAACCGGCAGCGCCAGGGATGCCGCCATCATCCACTGCAACAGTCTCAGCGAATTGCGTTGCGCCCTCTGCACAGTCGCTCCGTCCCAGACCGAAACTTAGCTGAATTTCGTACCGGGAAGGAAGCAGCTTGTGGCAGTAACCAGTGGTTGTAATGTCATGGAGTCAAGTGCACCCGAAATATGAAGGATTTTGCTCGAATTCACGCAGAGCTTGGAATGTCCTGCTCGATTCAACCGCGGGTCCGGGCAGGCCTTGATTTCGCCGGCAGCAAAGGGACGTACGGGAACCGACTTCGAAATCCCGCAGACGCTGGTTTCTGACCGCAATAAAGTTGCAGCTTCACGCCTGCCGACTGCCGCCCCTCGCCTCTTCGGTCGAGGGCAGTAGATGCGCGTGCGGGTGTGGCGGGGAGCCGCCACACCCGTATCCATCGCACGACCGGGACAGGCGATCAGATCTCGTGCTCCTCCCGCAGTGAGCGGGCCGCCTTCTCTCCGATGAGGACGCACGGCGCCATCGTGTTGCCCGTGGTGATCCGCGGCATCACCGAGCCGTCGGCAATGCGAAGCCGGTCGACACCGTAGACCCTCAGCTTGTTGTCGACCACGGACATTGCGTCGCGTCCCATCTTCGCCGAGCATGTCTGGTGCCAATAGGTCACCGCGGACTCGCGCACGAAGCGTTCCATCTCGGCGGCGCCGAGAGGACCGGGCATGGACTCGCGCGCCACCAATGGATCGAACGCTCTTGTATTGCCGAGCGAGCGGCAGAGGTCGACGCAGGCGATCGCCGTGTCCAGATCGTCAGGATGCGACAGCATGTTGGCTTCGATGCGCGGGGCTGCAAGCGGGTCGGCGTTTCGAAGCCTGACCCGGCCCCGGCTCTTCGGCAAGGCGAGACCTGCGAACATCGTCCAGCCATGGGCAGGCGCCCTGCCCGCCGTCTCGGGGCTCGGCACTGGAAATTCGACCTGGCAGAACAGCAGGTCGGGAGATTCGAGCGCGGAATGGGATTTCCAGTACAACGTCGCCGCATTGCCGGTGTTGCGCGGCGCGATCGGTTCGCGGTACTCCCAAATGCATCCAAACGAGACGTGATCCTGCAGATTCTGGCCGACCCCCGGGAGGTGCTGGACCAGGGGTATATCAAACGCACGGAGCTCGTTCTCGTCGCCGATGCCGGAGCGCATCAACACGGCCGGCGTCTGGATCGCGCCGAGCGCGAGCACAACTTCCCGGGCCGCGCCGATCCGCAGGGGCCGGCCGTGACGTTCCACTGCGACGCCGACTGCCCTGCCGTGCTCGATCAGGATGCGAGAGACCTGTGTTCCGGTCAGCAGCGTGAGATTAGGCCGATCGAGAAAGGGATAGGTGTAGGCACGGAAGATGGAGTTGCGCCTGCCATTGCGGACGAGGATGTCCGTAATGGCGCACCCGCCTTCGCCTTCCATCATCTCGCCATTGGGGCTTTCGAAGGTCGGAATTCCGATCTCCTTCGCCGCGGCCAGCATCGCCAATGCGGCCGGCCCGGGATCCGGTGACGGCTGCACGAAGACCGGGCCACCGGTGCCGCGATGACGCGGATCGGGCGTGCCCTGCCAGTTCTCGATCTCCCGAAAAATCTGCGAGACCGAGTCGTAACCCCAGGTCTCATCACCGCTTTGTTCGGCAAAGAAGTCCCAGTCGCTGCGGTGACCGCGGGCCCACAGCATCACGTTGATGCTCGATCCACCGCCGACGACCTTGCCCATCGACATCGGAAGGGTGCGACCGTCTAGATGCGGATTGGGCTCGGCGACAAAGCCCCAATCGGTCGCGCTGCCGAGATTGCCGGGCCAAGCCGCCGGATCCATCACGGTCGGCACCTCGTCGCTGCCCCCCGCTTCGATCAGCAGGACCGTGACGGACGGATTTTCGGCGAGGCGGCGGGCGACCACCGAGCCAGAGCTGCCGGCGCCACAGACGATGAAGTCGTAGCTGCGGCGCAGAGTCTCGGTGAGCTGGCGCTGGTTGGCAGAAGCGCGATCAGCGAACTCCGGCTGATCGGAAGGCAAGACGTCGTTCATGAGATGACTCCAGGCAGTTGCGCGCGGCCGGAATGCGGGCTCCGGGCGGACGCGGGTGGGGAAAGGGGGAGCGGGTTGTCGGCCGTCACGCTGGACCGGAAAGGGCGAGCCACGGATCACCCCTTTCCCACAGCGGACGTGTCGTGGACTGCTTGATCGAGGCGCGGCTTCGCGTGGGCGAGGACGGAGGGTTGGGGTTTGGGCGTCAGGACATGGCTTGCTCCTTCTGAAGGGATGGGAATGAGTGCTGCGCATCTGCCAAACAGCGCGCAGCCACTCTATCATATTTATCAAATCTATCACTATCATCAAATTTATCAAAATAGGACGAACATCCCCTTGTCAACGGGGCTGGGCGCACGACATTGTGAGGTCGGGGACAGGCGCGGCCGGCAAATGGTCGCGGGGAAAGATGGGCTCGATGGACAAGGACATCCTGACGACAGCGGAGG encodes the following:
- a CDS encoding FkbM family methyltransferase: MTTDNAPSSAPFGAFAPNAAQAAIIRLASQSGLKRGAFRPWMSRLVNLLRSGPVDVQYQGASFRLYHQGSATERGALFNPDYNLDELDFLRQHTPAGGVFVDVGANVGTFALVMARQVGSTGKVVAIEPHPLTFGRLSFNHAASKAAQVRLVQAAAGDSDGELMIESGGGNLGATHVVTGTASTEAIKVPSLRLTRILEEAGVGRVDSLKIDVEGFEDRVLIGFFREAPQTLWPRAVVIEHLSQNEWQQDCIADMVARGYAILRKTRSNTFLSR
- a CDS encoding ABC transporter ATP-binding protein/permease, which encodes MHKPAAKREQDKPPIVEIKGENGDEVAPPPPELVEPDPELSPEEAEQARKDYLLTRFWISARGFWGRAGDRLAWPFSIGLGALIVLTVGFQYGINVWNRAIFDAIEKRDAASVFHLTAMFFPLAIGSIVLGVAQVFARMGIQRRWRAWLTASVLTRWLSNGRYYQLNLVGGDHENPEYRIAEDLRIATDSPVDFLAGVTSALLSAATFIVVLWTIGGALTVTLGGTSITIPGFLVIAAMLYAAIASGSILVIGRRFVQVSEDKNQAEADFRYTLTRVRENGESIALLGGEEEERDGIDRNFTRVLRQWARLAGQHMRTTLVSQGSSLVAPVVPLLLCAPKFLDGSMTLGQVMQAASAFTIVQSAFGWLVDNYPRLADWNACARRIASLMMSLDGLERAEQGDGLGRIKRGETRNDAMLELHDLSVTLDDGTAVVGETEVVIEPGERLLVAGESGTGKSTLVRAIAGLWPWGGGSVNFHPDRRLFMLPQRPYVPSGSLRRAVAYPGAADHWTVEEIGEALHKVGLDHLKEKIEEEGPWDQTLSGGEKQRLAFARLLLHNPDIVVLDEATSALDEKSQDKMMKMVTDALPKATIVSVAHRAELEAFHSRKIVLERRKGGAKLVSDIDLIPRKGKRRLLGRFLRQRKAAKKAA
- a CDS encoding hybrid sensor histidine kinase/response regulator, coding for MQRAQRNSLRLLQWMMAASLALPVALFVITAATSYTSTRDVADREIERTLDVVHEHALKVFETIDRSLAELNEVARGLSDDTIRAREPALHRRLKRLSDSLPQLKSAWIFDADGKALVNSLVSPPPELSFADRDYFYAHVDQAIGTFIGTALTPRPPYQGARFFGVSRRRDSDDGRFIGVIQASVLPEYFESFYARIGPDPGSFFAMGRTDGAMLTHLPRLDRDLRLDPTGPVGREIAARPERGLITVAWPSDGIERRIGYRRVAEYPIYVSAGLETSAIRARWFATIGQQLVFGIPATALLFLLLALAFRRTQHLQAEAAKRREAEEALKHSQRLEALGQLTGGGAHDFNNLLTVIRASVDLLNRPQLTEERRQRYITAIADAVARAAKLTSQLLAFARRQTLKPEVFDVGERMQSLHDMLAPLLGPAIEIVMRLPSEPCLVRADAGQFETALINMATNARDAMQGKGRITFKVEPATTVPETLAGVSGHQTSADHGFVSVTVSDTGIGIPAARLGRIFEPFFTTKQVGQGTGLGLSQVFGFARQSGGEVTVTSEVGHGSTFSLYLPRVPPELLPQRQAPNTAPAIAGSGMSVLLVEDNIELANFAADGLTELGYSITLVDNANDALAELVMDADRFDVVFSDVVMPDMTGLDLAQAIRDRSIDVPVVLTTGYSQALSQEGVAGFDLVQKPYSIEELSRVLHRAARIRRVRDGAAE
- a CDS encoding GMC family oxidoreductase, which produces MNDVLPSDQPEFADRASANQRQLTETLRRSYDFIVCGAGSSGSVVARRLAENPSVTVLLIEAGGSDEVPTVMDPAAWPGNLGSATDWGFVAEPNPHLDGRTLPMSMGKVVGGGSSINVMLWARGHRSDWDFFAEQSGDETWGYDSVSQIFREIENWQGTPDPRHRGTGGPVFVQPSPDPGPAALAMLAAAKEIGIPTFESPNGEMMEGEGGCAITDILVRNGRRNSIFRAYTYPFLDRPNLTLLTGTQVSRILIEHGRAVGVAVERHGRPLRIGAAREVVLALGAIQTPAVLMRSGIGDENELRAFDIPLVQHLPGVGQNLQDHVSFGCIWEYREPIAPRNTGNAATLYWKSHSALESPDLLFCQVEFPVPSPETAGRAPAHGWTMFAGLALPKSRGRVRLRNADPLAAPRIEANMLSHPDDLDTAIACVDLCRSLGNTRAFDPLVARESMPGPLGAAEMERFVRESAVTYWHQTCSAKMGRDAMSVVDNKLRVYGVDRLRIADGSVMPRITTGNTMAPCVLIGEKAARSLREEHEI